The following are from one region of the Clostridium sp. CM027 genome:
- the istB gene encoding IS21-like element helper ATPase IstB → MEKLELIKEYAKNLKLNYLNVDADKIIEKGELGNVSYQDFLLSILKNEVGLKDQKTQEKRLKYAGFPVKKTMEEFDFLFQKSITKKQINRLMEMEWIDRMYNLIFLGPPGVGKSHTAIALGYKAVEAGYKVSFVTMDNLMHVLKTQQISRKSKGKLNRILSSSLVIIDEVGYLPITRDEANLFFQLISSLHEQASLIITSNKGFEEWVELLGDPALTTAVLDRISYRCELFNMIGKSYRLEHRKSIF, encoded by the coding sequence ATGGAGAAATTAGAATTAATCAAAGAGTATGCCAAAAATCTTAAGCTAAACTATTTAAATGTAGATGCAGATAAAATTATTGAAAAAGGCGAGTTAGGTAATGTTTCCTATCAAGACTTTCTGTTATCAATACTTAAAAATGAGGTTGGTTTGAAGGATCAGAAAACACAAGAAAAAAGACTTAAATATGCTGGCTTTCCAGTTAAAAAGACAATGGAGGAATTTGATTTTCTATTTCAAAAATCAATAACAAAGAAACAAATAAACAGACTCATGGAAATGGAATGGATAGATAGGATGTATAATCTTATATTTTTAGGCCCACCGGGCGTTGGGAAGTCTCACACAGCTATTGCCTTGGGTTATAAAGCCGTTGAGGCAGGTTATAAGGTAAGTTTTGTAACTATGGATAATCTGATGCATGTTTTGAAAACTCAGCAGATATCAAGAAAAAGCAAAGGTAAACTAAATAGAATCCTTTCTTCAAGTCTCGTTATAATTGATGAGGTCGGATATCTTCCTATAACTAGAGATGAGGCTAATTTGTTCTTTCAATTAATATCATCCCTTCATGAACAGGCATCACTAATTATAACTTCTAACAAAGGATTCGAAGAATGGGTAGAACTTTTAGGAGACCCAGCATTAACAACAGCTGTATTAGATAGAATATCTTATAGGTGCGAACTTTTTAACATGATTGGAAAGAGCTATAGGTTGGAGCACAGAAAATCTATATTTTAG